A section of the Triticum dicoccoides isolate Atlit2015 ecotype Zavitan chromosome 7A, WEW_v2.0, whole genome shotgun sequence genome encodes:
- the LOC119331288 gene encoding disease resistance protein Pik-2-like encodes MCFNELINRSLIRPMEIDRTFGDQVESCRLHDTIFDFIVSKAVEENFVTVIGVPGVVNPDSKGKVRRVSLQNDGEIPLGLDVSHARSLHVFGSNAKIPSLLECQLLRVLDFNECLQLEDDHLAGVGNLWHLKYLRFKHAHALTKLPEQVARLRHLEIDIYGYNKVMEIPVIIQQQLTCYVTLSVDDYVTVTDEVAEMQVLWVLEGLNVYTQSIQFLERLGQLKNLRKLSILFNSYDSGDNWEEYAEKLIYSICELSKAGLESLHIDMNEATNEYFEGPWFPDPSCGLRELTIHGGVVSKVPAWMASLIKLEKLYIPMDTIMEQDVEILGALPSLHHLCIEHDKDAKLELKAAMEKAMKEHPNRPTLVWKFYD; translated from the coding sequence ATGTGTTTCAATGAGCTCATCAATAGGAGCTTGATCCGACCTATGGAGATAGACAGGACATTTGGTGATCAGGTGGAGAGTTGCCGACTTCATGACACTATTTTTGATTTCATTGTATCCAAGGCCGTCGAAGAGAACTTTGTTACTGTAATAGGTGTACCTGGTGTTGTAAATCCTGACTCAAAGGgcaaggttcgtcgagtgtctttgcAGAATGATGGAGAGATTCCACTGGGTCTCGATGTATCTCATGCCCGTTCACTCCATGTGTTTGGCAGTAATGCAAAAATCCCATCTTTATTGGAGTGTCAACTCTTGCGTGTTCTGGACTTCAATGAGTGTTTGCAGTTAGAAGATGATCACCTTGCTGGTGTTGGCAATTTGTGGCACCTCAAGTACTTGAGGTTCAAGCATGCCCATGCCCTCACAAAGCTTCCAGAACAAGTGGCAAGGCTGCGGCATCTAGAGATTGACATATATGGATACAACAAAGTAATGGAAATCCCTGTGATCATCCAACAACAGTTGACCTGTTATGTAACTCTATCTGTGGATGATTATGTAACAGTGACGGATGAAGTCGCAGAAATGCAGGTACTGTGGGTGTTGGAAGGTCTCAATGTCTATACTCAGTCAATACAGTTTCTCGAGAGGCTTGGCCAATTGAAAAATCTGAGGAAGCTGAGCATATTATTCAACAGCTATGATTCTGGAGACAATTGGGAGGAGTATGCGGAGAAGTTGATATATTCCATCTGTGAGCTCAGCAAAGCTGGCCTCGAGTCTTTGCACATCGACATGAATGAGGCAACCAACGAGTACTTTGAGGGTCCATGGTTCCCCGATCCTTCGTGTGGCCTTCGGGAGCTTACCATCCATGGGGGTGTGGTCTCAAAGGTTCCGGCATGGATGGCCTCGCTCATCAAGCTCGAGAAACTATACATCCCCATGGACACGATCATGGAGCAAGACGTGGAGATACTGGGAGCTTTGCCCAGCTTGCACCAtctttgcattgagcatgataaggaTGCGAAACTTGAGCTGAAAGCTGCTATGGAGAAAGCAATGAAGGAGCACCCCAATCGTCCTACCTTGGTTTGGAAATTTTATGACTAG